Proteins encoded within one genomic window of Paenarthrobacter sp. JL.01a:
- a CDS encoding NUDIX hydrolase codes for MNVIVVSAVCVYNQAGQLLTVRKRGTEKFMHPGGKPETGETAAEAASRELLEEVGIEVAPEDLEPLGLWHAVAANEDETTIEATVFTAPGTWEAHPSAEIAEIRWLDLGAPLPDDLAPLLTDHVLPALAAPN; via the coding sequence ATGAACGTGATCGTGGTCAGCGCCGTCTGCGTCTACAACCAGGCAGGCCAGCTCCTCACCGTCCGAAAACGCGGCACGGAGAAATTTATGCACCCCGGCGGAAAGCCCGAGACCGGAGAAACGGCTGCCGAGGCAGCGTCCAGGGAGCTCCTCGAAGAAGTCGGCATCGAGGTGGCCCCGGAGGATCTGGAACCCTTGGGCCTCTGGCATGCCGTCGCCGCCAACGAGGACGAAACCACCATCGAGGCCACCGTTTTCACGGCCCCGGGGACGTGGGAAGCGCACCCCTCTGCGGAAATCGCCGAAATCCGCTGGCTCGACCTTGGTGCTCCCCTGCCCGACGACCTTGCCCCGCTCCTGACGGACCACGTCCTCCCGGCCCTCGCAGCACCCAACTAG